Genomic segment of Campylobacter ureolyticus ACS-301-V-Sch3b:
CTCTATACCGCTTGCATTTGCGTTATATATTTCGTATTCATCTGCTTTTTGCCATGGCTCTTTTAGTTCATCTCCACTTGAAAATAGGGCAATTTTTGGTTTTTTATAGATTTCAACTTCATTTATTCCTTGACTTGCTAATAGCATAATTTTTCTAGGAGTTAGAATCTCTCCTTTTTTAATTAATATTTTACCTTTTGTAACTTCCTCGCCTTTTAGTCTATATCCATCAAATTTTTTAATCTCATTTGGAAGAAATAAAACATTATTTTTAACATTTGCATCTTCTGTTCTTAGAACAGTATCAGCACCTTTAGGCATAATCGCGCCTGTCATTATCTTATAACACTCATCATCTTTTAAGTGAAATTCTTTTTTTTCTCCTGCGTAAATTATGCCTTTTATTTTTAGAGTTTTTCCTACATTTTTGTGATTAAATGCATATCCATCAAGTGCAGAGTTATCAAAACAAGGAAGATCTTTTATAGCAACTATATCTTTTGCGCAAATTTCATTTAAAGCTTCATTTAAAAGTGCAATTTTTTTTAAATTTATGCTTTTTATCTCATTATAGATTAAATTTAAAGTTTCATTTATCATAATTTAATCCTCTTTTTTTCGTGTTATTTTTGCACCAAGACTTGATAGTTTTTTTTCTAAACCCTCATAGCCTCTATCAAGATGATAAATTCTATGAACTTTTGTTGTGCCTTTTGCTACAAGTCCTGCTATAACGAGTGCTGAACTTGCTCTTAAGTCAGTTGCCATAACATCTGCTGCACTTAAATTTTTACCATTAATTGTGGCTGTGTGGGTGCTTAGTTTTATATCAGCTCCCATTCTAAGAAGTTCTGCAACATGCATAAAGCGGTTTTCAAAAAGTCTTTCATCTATTATACTAGTTCCATTTGCAGCGCAGCAAACAGCCATAAATTGAGCTTGCATATCTGTTGGAAAACCAGGATATTCAGTTGTTATTATTTCAGTTGAGTTTATTTTTTCAGCCGGTAAAATTGTGATTTTATCTTTTTTAATTTCAAATTTAAAACCCATATCTTCAAATTTACTTAAAATAGCACCAAGATGATTTGGTTCACACTTTGAAATAGTTATTTTAGAATTTGTTATAGCAGCTGCACAAAGGTATGTTCCAGCTTCTATTCTATCGGGAATAACTTCAATATTTTTAATATTTAAAAGATCTTTTTTTGTGCCTTTTATAGTTAGTTCATCGCTTCCAATGCCTAAAATTTCAACTCCACTATTTTTTAAAGCTTGGCATAAAGCAACAACTTCAGGTTCTTTTGCTGCATTTATTAATTTTGTAGTTCCATTTGCAAGAGCTGCTGCCATTATTATATTTTCAGTTCCAGTAACTGTAATTTTATCAAAAGTAATAGTTGCACCCTTTAAGCCATCTTTTGGGGCAGTTGCAACTACATATCCATCTTTTATTTCTATTTTTGCACCCATTTTTTCTAATGCTAAAAGATGTAAATCAATCGGTCTTGCACCAATTGCACATCCTCCTGGAAGTGAGACTTCACATTTTCCAAATCTTGCTAAAAGTGGTCCTAAAACTAAAATAGAAGCTCTCATTTTTCTAACTATATCGTATGTGGCTTTTGTCGAGTTAATGGAGTTTGTGTTTATTTTAATACTGTGGTTGTCTAAAAACTCAGTTTTTGCACCTAAGTTTTCTAAAAGTTTTATAAGTGTTTTTATATCAACTACATTTGGCAAATTTGAAATAACTAAATCATTTTTTGCCAAGATACTAAGAGCAATAAGCGGTAATGCCGCATTTTTTGCTCCAGAAATTACAACTTCACCACTAAGTTTTTTTCCACCTACTATTTCTAAATACTCCATTTAAAATCACCTTTTTAAAAAATAGTTAAAATTATACAAAATTTTTACTTACAAAAATGTAATAGTGCTAAATATCGTAAAATTTACAAAAATTTGATAAAATTACCTAAGTTTTTGATTTTTAATTTGTATTTGAAATTTAAGTAATGGAAATTTTTATGGAAAAAAAGTTATTATTAGTTTTTTTATCACTATTTTTTTTAACAGGATGTGTTAAAAAACAAGCCATGATAGATGTTCCTATAACCGAGGATTTAGACTTTGAAAGCGGATTTTATGTTAATGAAAACTTTATAAAGACTTTAGAATCTCTTGAAGAAAAGAAAAAAGGCAGAGATTGTTCAGGGCTTATTTATCTCATAAATAAAAAAAATGATAATATCTATTTTTTAGAAGAAGATATTTATAAATTTACTCCAAAAAGTGGCAGAAGATCGGCTGGAATTTATAACTTTTATAAATCAAATAATAATATAATTTTTAAATCTCCAAAAATAGGTGATTTAATATTTTTTTACAACACTACAAGAAACACTAAATACTCTAAAATAAAACAAATTACACATATTGGCGTTGTAAAAGATGTTTTTAGTGATGGAAGAGTAAGTTTTTTACACAATGTCCGTGGAGTAAACAGAATTGATTATATCAATTTGTATCAAAAAAATAGTCATAAAGTAAATGATAAAATAGAAAATAGTTATATTGTAAGATGCTCTAAAAATAAAATTTCTTGTCTTGCGTCAAATCGTTTTGCGGGATATGGAAAAGTAGACCATGAAAAAATATATTTTGAAAAATAATCGTAGCAAAAGGATAAAAATTTGAAAGTTACTAACACACTAATTGTATTAAATTTAATAATATTTATTTTAAGCCAGTATGTCCTAAGTACAAATTTAGTAATGAGCTATTTTGGACTTAATTATCTATTTTTTAGTGGATTTTATTGGCAAGTATTTACTACTATGTTTTTACACGCTTCATTTTTACATGTTGCTATGAATATGGCAGTGCTTTATCAATTTGGCTATATTTTAGAAAGATATTTTGGAAGTTTAAAATTTGGATTTATTTATATTATTGGTGGAGTTATAACATCTATTTTAAGTCTTGCTTATACATATTACATGGCAAGACATGGTGTTGTTGTAAATTTAGTAGGAGCTAGTGGGGCGATATCTGTTTTACTTGGGGTTTTAGCTAAATTAGATAAAAATATGAGAAATGGTTTAATAATGGCAATTTTAGTTATAAGCTTTGTTCCAATGCTTGTTGGTATAAGAGTTGGTTGGTATGCGCATCTTTTTGGTTTTGGTATTGGGTATTTATATGCTAAAATTTCTTTAAAAAGATAAATTTAAAAGGATAAAAAAATGATAAATGAAAAAAGATTTAAAGCGGAATTTGAAGAAATTTCAAAATTTGGAGCTATTAAAGGAGATAGATATTTGGAAAATGGAGTTTTAAGTGGTGGCTTAACTCGCCTTGCATTTAGCGATGAGGAAAAAGAAGCTAGAAAATATTTAGAAAGCTTAGCTTTAGAAGCAGGACTTAAATACAAAACCGATGAAGTTGGAAATATTTTTATAAGATATGATGATGTAAAAGAGCCTGATTTGCCAGCTGTAAGTGCTGGTTCGCATATTGATAGTGTTCCAAATGGTGGATTTTATGATGGAGCACTTGGTGTTATGGCTGGACTTGAAGCTATAAAAAGTATAAAAGATAGTTGTAAAAAAATAAAAAGACCACTTGAGTTAATAGTTTTTGCCTGCGAAGAATCAAGCAGGTTTAAAATGGCAACTGTTGGAAGTAAACTAATAGCTGGAAAATTAAATCTTGATCAACTTAATTTTTTAAAAGATAAAAATAGCATTTCGCTTTTTGATGCGATGCGAAATTTTGGACTTAGTCCAAATAAATATTATAATGCTGTTTTAGAGCCATCAACATATAAAAGTTATTTAGAGCTTCACATTGAGCAAGGTCCAGTTTTAGAAAATCACAATATTTCAGTAGGAATTGTTACAGGAATAGCCGCTCCAATTCGCTATGAACTTAAAATTTATGGAAGAGCTGATCACAGCGGTGCAACTCCTATGAATATGCGAAGTGATGCACTTTTATGTGCTGCAAAAATAATTTGTGAAGTTAATAAAATCGCATTAAAAGGAAAAACAACAGTTGCTACTGTTGGATATGCAAATGCAAAACCTGGTGTTTTAAATGTAATTCCTGGAGAGTGTGTTTTAGGAATAGATATAAGAGATATAGATAAAGAGATGCTTTACAAAATAGATGGTGAAATTACTAAGATGATAGATCAAATTTGTAAAAATGATAAAATTGATTATGAGCTTACAAATTTAGTAAAAGATACACCTGTTGTGCTTAGTAAAACTCTTGCAAATATACTTGAAAAAAATGCTAATGAGTTTGGCATAAAGGCTATAAAACTTCCAAGCGGGGCAGGGCATGATGCTATGAATATGGTTGGAGTTGCCGATGAGGTTGGGATGATATTTATCCCTTGCAAAGATGGAGTTAGCCATAACATGAATGAGAATGTAAATTTTAAAGATGCTATTTTAGGAGCTAATGTTTTGGCAAAAACTATGCTTGAGCTTGCAATGTAGGTTATAAATTTAGCATAATTTTTAAGAAAGAAAGAAAATGAAATTTGTTTATTTTATAAGACACGCAAAAGCAAAAAAAGAAGCAAGTAGTGATTTTTTAAGAAAATTAAATAAAAGAGGCAGGGAAAATGCCTCATCTTTGGGAAAATTTTTAAATGAACTTAGTATAATGCCGCAAGCTTTTTATACAAGTAGTGCAGTTAGGGCGCTAAGTACAGCAAATATTATCGCCGAAAAGATGAATTTTAAAGGCGAGTTTAAGAGTTTTGATGAGCTTTATGATTTTGAGGGAAAAAATCTTTTGAAATTTGTAGAAAATTTAGACGATAAATTTGAAACAATTTTTATAGTAGGGCATAATTATGCAATTACAAATATTTGTGAAATTTTGAGTGATTCTGCTATTGGAAGCATTCCAACGTGTGGAATTTTTGGCATTGGTTTTGATATTGAAAAATTTTGTGATATAGAAGAAAAAATAGGCAAAGTTTTACTTTATGATTATCCAAAAAAACATCTTATTTAAGGAGATATTTTGCAAGGTCAAGTTATAAGTGATCAATTTATTATAGGTGATGATGGGCTTTATTATAGATATAACAAAAGCCTTACGCAAAATGTTGCTATCGGAGATATAGTTAGTTTTGAAGAAAGTGATAATATCGCTATAAATATTACTTTTGTTAGTAAAAAGCCTCCAAAGGAGGAGCCAAAAGAAAGCGTTTTAGAAAAAATTAAAAAGGTAGATATTGAAAAACTTAAAAATCGTGATTTTCCAAAGATAGACTTTAAAAAATTTTTAAATCTATTTAAATCTAGAAAAAAAGATGATAAAAAAGAAACTATTTTTGAGGAGTACGAAAGTCATTTAGATGATGGTTCTGATGAGCCAATTGTAAAAAATAGTAAAATAGATGAGAATTTAGAAAATAAAATTGAAAAAGTAAAAACAAGTAAAAATGATAGTAAAGATGATAACAAATTTGTTTTTACATTTAATGTTGGCAATGACAAAGATAAAAATAAAGATACTAAATTCCCAAATTATAATAGTTTTGATAAAAAAACTTCTTCAAAAAAATCAATTTTTGGAAAAATTAAAAATCATAAAAATGACAAAAAAGAAAGAGATTTTACTATCCAAGATGATATGATTAAAAAACCAAGTAAAAACCAAAAAGATATTTTTACGGCTAAAATCATCGCTATTTTTTCATTTTTGATTCCTGTTTTAGTGGTTTCTGTAATTTTTTATCTCAATTATGGAACATTGGACACTTCTTATAAAAATATGCCTTTAAATACAGCTATTTTAGTGCTTGGTTCTTTATTGGTAATGCCTATTGGAACATACATAGCACTTAAAATAATTTCAAATTTAAGTGGCTCGGCAATTCATATAAATTATCTTAAAGCGATATTTTATCCATTAATTTTAATATTTTTATTTATGTTTATTTTTGGATTATCAAATGCGTTTTTAGTAGATTTACAATCCAAAGAGATATTAATTATTGGAAATATAGCTCTTTTTGTTATTTTAATATTATTAATCATATATTGCATTAAATTACAGCTTAAGGTGTTTTTCGAGCTTGCTAGACTTACAAATGTTGAGCTTTTTAAGTTTTATGCTGTATTAATTGTCGTTTCTGTTATTTTAAACTCACTTCCATATTTATTTGGAATATTTATGGTTTTATTAATTATGTTTGGAAATTTTTTCGTAAATATTTTACCAATTTTAAATCTAATAAGCTTTGCCTCTTATTTTGTTGGTCTTTTAAGTTTTTTTATTTATTTAATTGCATGGATAAAAGTAAAGAATGTGAAAAAAGCTATGTTTGCTTAAATTTATAAAGCTCAAATTTAAAATTTGAGCTTATTTTTTTAATATGTTTCTTTAAAAACTTCAAAATGTGCTTGTGGATGATCACAGGCTGGACAAACTTCAGGAGCTTCTTTTCCTTCGTGTAAATATCCGCAGTTGTTGCATTTCCAAATGCAAACTCCATCTTTTTTGAACACCTTACCACTTTCAATATTAGATATAAGTTTTTTATATCTTGTATCGTGAGCTTTTTCAGCTATTGCAATATGCTCAAACACACTTGCAATCTCATCAAAACCTTCTTCTTTTGCTATTCTTGCAAATTCTGGATACATGTGTGAGTGCTCTTCATGCTCACCCTCAGCAGCAGCTTTTAAATTCGCTAAAGTATCTGCTAATACAATAGGAAAATCATTTGAAATTTCTATTTTTTTGCCATGCAAATCTTGTATTAGAAATTTATAAAGCCTTTTTGCGTGAGCTTTTTCATTTCTTGCTGTTTCTAAAAATATATTTTGAATTTGAACATAACCATCTTTTTTTGCTTGAGCGCCATAATATTCATATCTTATCGCAGCTTGTGTCTCGCCGATAAATGATTTCATCAAATTTACAGCAGTTTTTGTTCCTTTTATACTTTTCATATTTTTCCTCCTAAATAAAAGTTCTATCATTTTATCATATTATTGATAAATAAAAAATTAAAATTTTGATATTGCACAGAAATTATAACTTTCAAACAATAAACCGAATACATTAAAATGTATAAGAAATTTTTTTATTGTATGTATCAAAAAGCCAAAATGTATTTTTCGCACTATTTCACTTTTTCACACCTTCCCCAAAACATTTTCCCCCACTTTAATCAAACTTTAAGCTTTATGTTTGTATAATTTCATTTCCGTTTTACAAAAGACCTCTTAAACGAGTTGTTTAAACAGTTCTTTTTTATAAAAAACGAGTTTTTTAAATTATTAATGTTAAACTATAAAAATCAAATTTTAAAGTCAATCTTTGAAATCTAAACAAGTGATCGATTGAGCTAGAAATTAAAAACAATATCTTTGTATTATATATAAAGGTATTAGATAATAATTTATTTTTATTTAAAGATAAATAATAAAAGTTTTTAGATTAAAAACTTCATAATATTTTTTATGGAGAGTTTGATCCTGGCTCAGAGTGAACGCTGGCGGCGTGCCTAATACATGCAAGTCGAACGATGAAGTCCTAGCTTGCTAGGATGGATTAGTGGCGCACGGGTGAGTAATATATAGTTAATCTGCCCTACACAGAGGAACAACAGTTGGAAACGACTGCTAATACCTCATACTCCTATTTGGCATAAGTTAAATAGGGAAAGTCTTTTCGGTGTAGGATGAGACTATATCGTATCAGCTAGTTGGTAAGGTAATGGCTTACCAAGGCTATGACGCGTAACTGGTCTGAGAGGATGATCAGTCACATTGGAACTGAGACACGGTCCAAACTCCTACGGGAGGCAGCAGTAAGGAATATTGCGCAATGGGGGAAACCCTGACGCAGCAACGCCGCGTGGAGGATGACACTTTTCGGAGCGTAAACTCCTTTTATCAGGAAAGAATAATGACGGTACCTGATGAATAAGCACCGGCTAACTCCGTGCCAGCAGCCGCGGTAATACGGGGGGTGCAAGCGTTACTCGGAATCACTGGGCGTAAAGGACGCGTAGGCGGATTATCAAGTCTTTTGTGAAATCTAGTGGCTTAACCACTAAACTGCTTAGGAAACTGATAGTCTAGAGTAGGGGAGAGGTAGATGGAATTCTTGGTGTAGGGGTAAAATCCGTAGAGATCAAGAAGAATACCCATTGCGAAAGCGATCTGCTGGAACCTAACTGACGCTGAGGCGTGAAAGCGTGGGTAGCAAACAGGATTAGATACCCTGGTAGTCCACGCCCTAAACGATGTATACTAGTTGTTGCTTTGCTAGTCAAGGCAGTAATGCAGCTAACGCATTAAGTATACCGCCTGGGGAGTACGGTCGCAAGATTAAAACTCAAAGGAATAGACGGGGACCCGCACAAGCGGTGGAGCATGTGGTTTAATTCGAAGATACGCGAAGAACCTTACCTGGACTTGACATCCTAAAAACATCTAAGAGATTAGAAAGTGCTAGTTTACTAGAATTTAGTGACAGGTGCTGCACGGCTGTCGTCAGCTCGTGTCGTGAGATGTTGGGTTAAGTCCCGCAACGAGCGCAACCCACGTGTTTAGTTGCTAACAGTTCGGCTGAGCACTCTAAACAGACTGCCTTCGTAAGGAGGAGGAAGGTGTGGACGACGTCAAGTCATCATGGCCCTTATGTCCAGGGCGACACACGTGCTACAATGACATATACAGTAAGACGCAATATCGCAAGATGGAGCAAATCTATAAAATATGTCCCAGTTCGGATTGGGGTCTGCAACTCGACCCCATGAAGCCGGAATCGCTAGTAATCGTAGATCAGCCATGCTACGGTGAATACGTTCCCGGGTCTTGTACTCACCGCCCGTCACACCATGGAAGTTGATCTCACTCGAAGCAGGGATGCTAAAATAGCTACCTTCCACAGTGGTATCAGTAACTGGGGTGAAGTCGTAACAAGGTAACCGTAGGAGAACCTGCGGTTGGATCACCTCCTTTCTAGAGTACAAATAGATATTCTCTCACAAGATATCTATAAGAAAGATATAAGTATTAATTATACTTATAGTGTAATAGACAAACTAACTCAATCATCCTTGTTTAGTTTTCAGAGATTGTTTTAAGATTAATAATAGAGCTAAAGGGGAATTAGCTCAGCTGGGAGAGCGCCTGCTTTGCACGCAGGAGGTCAGCGGTTCGATCCCGCTATTCTCCACCATAAGGGCCTGTAGCTCAGCTGGTTAGAGTGCACCCCTGATAAGGGTGAGGTCATAAGTTCAAGTCTTATCAGGCCCACCATTAAAAACATCATAGTAAAATTATAATCTATAGTTTAATATATACTGTTTTATAAAAATATAAGATAATCTAAGATAAAATACCTACCTTTATTTTTATAATCCAATAAAGTCTAATTAGAGAGTTAATAACTAATTAATTTTCTAATTAGATTTTATAATCTAAATGTTATTTAAATTATCATTGTTAAAAGTCACAAAAAGTTTTAATAAAATAAAACAATTTTACAGGACTTGTTAAAGCTTTATATCTATATAAATATAAAAGCAAATCTTTTAAATTTAACTGTTATCAAGTTTAAAAGTTTAAAGATTATACACGAAACAATAAAGTTTTTAAAACTTACTTTATAGTTTATAATCTCTTTCCGTCTTAATTTATATGATATAAACATTATAAAATAAATTAATTTTATCTTTAACAAGGAAGTGATGCGAATTAGAATATCAACATAATAAATAATTCTAATAAGACTTTTCATTAAGCGATAACATCTATTTAAAAGTAATACGAAGTTGCTTTAGCAACTTTGTGCTTTAGGTGGTTCAAAGGAGTGTTTACACTCCTTGCCGCAATAAGAGCTTTGCTCTTATGAGAAGTCAAAAAAGGTAAGCTACTAAGAGCGAATGGTGGATGCCTTGGTTGGTAGAGGCGATGAAAGACGTGCTAGACTGCGATAAGTCTCGGGGAGTTGTCAAGGAACTTTGATCCGGGAATTTCTGAATGGGGAAACCCAGTATATAGTGATATATACTACCTATATGGAGCAAACGTGGGGAATTGAAACATCTTAGTACCCACAGGAAAAGAAATCAAATGAGATTACGAAAGTAGCGGCGAGCGAAATCGTAAAAGGGCAAACCACTAGTTTACTAGTGGGGTTGTAGGACTGTAACATAGACTAAAAAGAGTTAATAGAATAATCTGGAAAGTTTAAGCATAGAGGGTGATACTCCCGTATATGAAAACTCTTTTTTACTTAACAGTATCCTGAGTAAGGCGAGGCACGTGAAACCTTGTCTGAATCTGGGAAGACCACTTTCCAACCCTAAATACTACTACCAAACCGATAGTGAACAAGTACCGTGAGGGAAAGGTGAAAAGAACGGGGGTGACCCGAGTGAAATAGAACCTGAAACCATTTGCTTACAATCATTCAGAGCACGATTCTTTATGACGTGTGATGGACTGCCTTTTGCATAATGAGCCTGCGAGTTGTGATATCTGGCAAGGTTAAGGAAATCCGGAGCCGTAGCGAAAGCAAGTCTTAATAGGGCGTTTAGTCAGATATTGCAGACCCGAAACGAAGTGATCTATCCATGAGCAGGTTGAAACCGGTGTAAGAGCCGGCGGAGGACCGAACCCGCTGACGTTGAAAAGTCTTGGGATGACTTGTGGATAGGGGTGAAAGGCCAATCAAACTTCGTGATAGCTGGTTCTCTCCGAAATATATTTAGGTATAGCGTTATGTAGTAATTAGAGGGGGTAGAGCACTGAATGGGCTAGGGCATACACCAATGTACCAAACCCTATCAAACTCCGAATACCTTTAATGTAATCATAGCAGTCAGGCGGCGAGTGATAAAATCCGTCGTCAAGAGGGGAACAACCCAGACTACCGACTAAGGTCCCAAAATCTTATTTAAGTGGAAAACGATGTGAAGTTACTTAAACAACCAGGAGGTTGGCTTAGAAGCAGCCATCCTTTAAAGATAGCGTAATAGCTCACTGGTCTAGTGATTTTGCGCGGAAAATATAACGGGGCTAAAATAAGTACCGAAGTCGTAGACTTAGTTTTACTAAGTGGTAGGAGAGCGTTGTATTTAGCGTTGAAGATGTACCGGTAAGGAGCGTTGGAGCAAATACAAGTGAGCATGCAGGCATGAGTAGCGTTAAATCAGGTGAGAATCCTGATCGCCGAAAACCCAAGGTTTCCTACGCGATGCTCGTCATCGTAGGGTTAGTCGGGTCCTAAGCAAAGTCCGAAAGGGGTATGCGATGGAAAATTGGTTAATATTCCAATACCAATTATTATGTGCGATGGAAGGACGCTTAAAGTTAGTGGAGCTAACTGATGGAATAGTTAGTCTAAGGACGTAGGTTGAGTTATAGGCAAATCCGTAACTCTTTATCCAAAATCTTAAAGGCTTACAAAACTCTTCGGAGTAGCGTAAGAATCCATGATACTATCGAGCCAAGAAAAGTTTCTAAGTTTAGTAATAATTGCCCGTACCGTAAACCGACACAGGTGGGTGGGATGAGTATTCTAAGGCGCGTGGAAGAACTCTCTTTAAGGAACTCTGCAAAATAGCACCGTATCTTCGGTATAAGGTGTGCCTACCAGGGTGCAAGCCCTAGAGGTTACAACAAAGAGTCCCTCCCGACTGTTTACCAAAAACACAGCACTCTGCTAACACGTAAGTGGATGTATAGGGTGTGACGCCTGCCCGGTGCTCGAAGGTTAATTGATGGAGTTAGCATTAGCAAAGCTCTTGATCGAAGCCCGAGTAAACGGCGGCCGTAACTATAACGGTCCTAAGGTAGCGAAATTCCTTGTCGGTTAAATACCGACCTGCATGAATGGCGTAACGAGATGGGAGCTGTCTCAAAGAGGGATCCAGTGAAATTGTAGTGGAGGTGAAAATTCCTCCTACCCGCGGCAAGACGGAAAGACCCCGTGGACCTTTACTATAGCTTGACACTGCTACTTGGATAAAGATGTGCAGGATAGGTGGGAGATTATGATCTATAGATGCTAGTCTATAAGGAGTCATCCTTGAGATACCACTCTTCTTTATTCGGGTAGCTAACTAGCCTAAGTTATCCTTAGGTAGGACAATGTCTGGTGGGTAGTTTGACTGGGGCGGTCGCCTCCCAAATAATAACGGAGGCTTACAAAGGTTGGTTCAAAACGGTTGGAAATCGTTTATAGAGTATAAAGGCAAAAACCAGCTTAACTGCGACACCGACAAGTGGAGCAGAGACGAAAGTCGGTCTTAGTGATCCGGTGGTTCTGTGTGGAAGGGCCATCGCTCAAAGGATAAAAGGTACCCCGGGGATAACAGGCTGATCTCCCCCAAGAGCTCACATCGACGGGGAGGTTTGGCACCTCGATGTCGGCTCATCGCATCCTGGGGCTGGAGCAGGTCCCAAGGGTATGGCTGTTCGCCATTTAAAGCGGTACGCGAGCTGGGTTCAGAACGTCGTGAGACAGTTCGGTCCCTATCTGCCGTGGGCGTAAGAAGATTGAGGAGAGTTGACCCTAGTACGAGAGGACCGGGTTGAACCAACCACTGGTGTATAAGTTGTCCTGCCAAGGGCACCGCTTAGTAGCTAAGTTGGGATGTGATAAGAGCTGAAAGCATCTAAGCTCGAAGCCAACTCCAAGATTAATCTTCTTTTAAGAGCTCTTATAGACTATAAGTTTGA
This window contains:
- a CDS encoding molybdopterin molybdotransferase MoeA — encoded protein: MINETLNLIYNEIKSINLKKIALLNEALNEICAKDIVAIKDLPCFDNSALDGYAFNHKNVGKTLKIKGIIYAGEKKEFHLKDDECYKIMTGAIMPKGADTVLRTEDANVKNNVLFLPNEIKKFDGYRLKGEEVTKGKILIKKGEILTPRKIMLLASQGINEVEIYKKPKIALFSSGDELKEPWQKADEYEIYNANASGIEALLKNNGFESKYLGITKDEPLVIKESFENCFKEFDFVITSGGASAGDKDYMDEILKDFGFREIFDHVNIKPGRPTKCFIKDEKIVFVLAGNPTAAYLLAFLLVIPTLKKLINQNDDFFEISKAKFSGNLKLKSGRINAILGIYDDFCFKVIDDNKFGSGTISPLAKATHLYLADLDKKELKDGEIIEILKLD
- the murA gene encoding UDP-N-acetylglucosamine 1-carboxyvinyltransferase, with amino-acid sequence MEYLEIVGGKKLSGEVVISGAKNAALPLIALSILAKNDLVISNLPNVVDIKTLIKLLENLGAKTEFLDNHSIKINTNSINSTKATYDIVRKMRASILVLGPLLARFGKCEVSLPGGCAIGARPIDLHLLALEKMGAKIEIKDGYVVATAPKDGLKGATITFDKITVTGTENIIMAAALANGTTKLINAAKEPEVVALCQALKNSGVEILGIGSDELTIKGTKKDLLNIKNIEVIPDRIEAGTYLCAAAITNSKITISKCEPNHLGAILSKFEDMGFKFEIKKDKITILPAEKINSTEIITTEYPGFPTDMQAQFMAVCCAANGTSIIDERLFENRFMHVAELLRMGADIKLSTHTATINGKNLSAADVMATDLRASSALVIAGLVAKGTTKVHRIYHLDRGYEGLEKKLSSLGAKITRKKED
- a CDS encoding rhomboid family intramembrane serine protease → MKVTNTLIVLNLIIFILSQYVLSTNLVMSYFGLNYLFFSGFYWQVFTTMFLHASFLHVAMNMAVLYQFGYILERYFGSLKFGFIYIIGGVITSILSLAYTYYMARHGVVVNLVGASGAISVLLGVLAKLDKNMRNGLIMAILVISFVPMLVGIRVGWYAHLFGFGIGYLYAKISLKR
- a CDS encoding M20 family metallo-hydrolase — protein: MINEKRFKAEFEEISKFGAIKGDRYLENGVLSGGLTRLAFSDEEKEARKYLESLALEAGLKYKTDEVGNIFIRYDDVKEPDLPAVSAGSHIDSVPNGGFYDGALGVMAGLEAIKSIKDSCKKIKRPLELIVFACEESSRFKMATVGSKLIAGKLNLDQLNFLKDKNSISLFDAMRNFGLSPNKYYNAVLEPSTYKSYLELHIEQGPVLENHNISVGIVTGIAAPIRYELKIYGRADHSGATPMNMRSDALLCAAKIICEVNKIALKGKTTVATVGYANAKPGVLNVIPGECVLGIDIRDIDKEMLYKIDGEITKMIDQICKNDKIDYELTNLVKDTPVVLSKTLANILEKNANEFGIKAIKLPSGAGHDAMNMVGVADEVGMIFIPCKDGVSHNMNENVNFKDAILGANVLAKTMLELAM
- a CDS encoding SixA phosphatase family protein; translated protein: MKFVYFIRHAKAKKEASSDFLRKLNKRGRENASSLGKFLNELSIMPQAFYTSSAVRALSTANIIAEKMNFKGEFKSFDELYDFEGKNLLKFVENLDDKFETIFIVGHNYAITNICEILSDSAIGSIPTCGIFGIGFDIEKFCDIEEKIGKVLLYDYPKKHLI
- the rbr gene encoding rubrerythrin, with amino-acid sequence MKSIKGTKTAVNLMKSFIGETQAAIRYEYYGAQAKKDGYVQIQNIFLETARNEKAHAKRLYKFLIQDLHGKKIEISNDFPIVLADTLANLKAAAEGEHEEHSHMYPEFARIAKEEGFDEIASVFEHIAIAEKAHDTRYKKLISNIESGKVFKKDGVCIWKCNNCGYLHEGKEAPEVCPACDHPQAHFEVFKETY